CCTGACGGAAAGCGGCCTGCGCTGTGGTGACACGGCATTGGTGCAGTTGCCGAACGTGGCTGAATTTTACCTGACCTTTTTTGCATTGCTGAAAATGGGCGTCGCGCCAGTTAACGCGCTGTTCAGCCACAACAAGCTGGAATTGCTGTCATACGCCACGCAGATCGAACCGCGCTTACTGATCGCCTCGGCCGAACACCCGCTGTTTGGCAACGGCGAGTTTCTGGATCGGCTACAGACGCAGGTTCCCCGCCTGCAAACGGTGGTGATGCTCGGCGACAGTCCGCTGGGGCACAGTCTGTCAGGCTGGTTGCAACCGTGCACTTCAGCCAGCCAGTATCAGCCTTCCGCGTCAGGGCAGGTTGCCTTCTTCCAGCTTTCTGGCGGCAGTACCGGTACGCCGAAGCTGATTCCCCGCACCCACGATGATTACTACTACAGCGTGCGCCGCAGCGTGGAAATCTGTGAGCTGACGCCACAAACCCGCTACCTGTGCGCCTTGCCCGCACCGCATAACTTCCCGTTAAGTTCACCCGGTTCGCTCGGCGTGTTTTATGCCGGTGGACGCGTCGTGCTGGCGCCCGATCCAGGGGCGATGACCTGTTTCCCGCTGATCGAACGCCACCAGATCGATATTACCTCGCTGGTGCCGCCCGCTGCCGCATTGTGGATCCAGGCGGCCGAACAGTTTGGTGGCGCGCTGCGTAGCCTGAAAATCTTGCAGGTTGGCGGGGCGAAGCTGAGTGAAACCGTCGCACGTCGTATTCCGGCGGTACTGGGCTGCCAGCTACAGCAGGTGCTCGGCATGGCGGAAGGGCTGGTGAACTACACCCGGCTGGACGACAGCGACGAGCATATCTTCACGACACAGGGCTACCCGATGAGCCCGGACGATGAAGTGAAGGTGCTGGATATCGACGGTAATCCGGTGCCGAGAGGCGAGGCGGGGCTGCTGGCGACGCGCGGCCCGTATACCTTCCGTGGCTATTACCGCAGTCCGGAACACAACGCTCGCGCCTTCGACAGTGAAGGGTTTTACCACTCGGGCGATGTGGTGCAGATGACCGAAGACGGCTATTTGCGCGTGGTCGGACGGGAAAAAGATCAGATTAACCGCGGTGGTGAAAAGATTGCCGCTGAAGAGATCGAAAACCTGTTGCTCAAGCATGATGGCATTCTTCATGCCGCGCTGGTGTCCATGCCCGATCCGGTTATGGGCGAGAAGAGCTGCGCTTTTCTGGTGGTCAGCGATCCCTCGCTGAAAGCCATTACGTTGAGAAAATATCTTCGCAATCAGGGTATTGCTGAATTCAAACTGCCGGACCGCTTCGAGATGATCGACACCTTGCCCGTTACGCCGGTCGGCAAGATTGATAAGAAATCACTCCGTCAGCGCATCCAGACCCAACTTAGCACTCAAAACCGAACGTAGTATTCAAAACAAATAAGGATTTTGTGATGGCAATCCCTTCTATTGCTTCTTATCCCCTGCCGTGCGCACAGGATTTCCCGGACAACAAGGTTTCCTGGGCGTTTGAGCCTGAGCGCGCGGTGCTGCTGATTCATGACATGCAGGACTATTTCGTGAATTTCTATGGTGCGGACAGCCCGCTGGCGCAGCAGTTGATTGAGAACATTGTGGCGTTGCGAACCTACTGCAAAGCACAGGGAATTCCGGTGGTGTATACCGCGCAGCCGAATGCACAAAGCGCGGCAGACCGGGCGCTGCTGAACGACATGTGGGGCGCAGGGTTGAATAATCACCCTGACAAGCAACGTGTTGTGAGTGCGCTGGCACCGGATGAGCATGACACCGTGCTGGTGAAGTGGCGCTACAGCGCTTTTCACCGTTCGCCGCTGGAACCGATGATGAAGGAGATGGGTAAAGATCAGCTGATTATCTGCGGCGTTTACGGGCATATCGGCTGCATGATTACCGCGACGGATGCCTTCATGCGCGACATCAAGCCATTCATGGTCGGTGATGCGGTGGCGGATTTCTCACTTCAGGAGCACCAGATGGCGCTGAAATATGTGGCGACGCGCGCCGGACGGGTGGTTAGCACGGCGGAACTTACAGGAGCAAAAATGGCACAGGCACTGACAAAACAAGCACTGAGAGCGCACCTGCTGACCTTGATCGACGAAGATGAAGATCAATTCGATGAAGATGAAAACCTGATCGACTACGGTCTGGATTCGGTGCGCATGATGGCGCTGCTGACCGAATGGCGCAATCAGGGGGTCACGCTGAGCTTTGTCGATTTGGCGCGTAACCCCAGCCTGAATGCCTGGTGGGCGCTGATTGAAAAACAGCAGGGAGCCGCATCATGAAACCGTTGAGCGTTGCGCAGCGCGGGTTGTGGTTAGGTCATGCCCTGAACGATGATAAAGCGACGTTCAACACGGCGGAGTGCATCGCGTTTGATGGCAAAGTCGATATTGAAGCCATGCTAAGCGCGATCCGTCAGGCAGTCATGGAGTGCGAGTGCCTGTACTGCCAGTTTGTTGAGGTTGCGGGTGAACAGGCCGACCAGCCGGAGATCGGCTTTGTGGCTTCACAGTTGCCAGTGCCCATCGGCGTGCTGCCGATTAGTGAACTGTTGCCTGTGCCGATGACGGATGAAGAGCAGACAATACGCCAGTGGGCGCGTGAGGAAATCGCCCAGCCGCTGGATTTACTGAACGAGTTACCTTGCCGTTTTGCACTGCTGTGCGGTGAAAAGCGCGATTTTCTCTACAGTTGTGTTCACCACATTGCGCTGGACGGCTTTGGCACCACCATGTTGTTTCAGCGTATCGCCCAGATCTATACCGCACTGACGGCGGGGCAACCCGCGCCAGTGGCCGAATTCGGCCCGTTCAGCGAGGTGTTGGAAGAGGAACAGCAGCGTGATGCCAGCGGACAGACGGCGCAGGCGCGTGATTTCTGGCTGGAAACGCTGAACGCGATGCCGGAACCGGCCAGCTTCAGCGAAAAGAAAGCACCTATCGCGGCGCGGTTTTTGCGCCAGAGCAGCGTGTTGCCAGCGGATATCTGGCAGCCGCTGACGGCGCTGTGTGAAGGCAACAAAATCAGCTGGCCGGATCTGTTTTTAGCGATGCTGGCGACGCACCTCAAACTGGTGTCTGGCAGCGACCGACTGACGTTCGGCATGATGGTGATGAACCGTATCGGTTCCGCCTCGCTAACAGTGCCGAGCATGCAGATGAATATTGTGCCGCTGTGCATTCAGGTGGATGAGCAGGCGGACTTTGTCACACTGGCGCAGCAGGTGGCTCGCACCAAACGTACGCTGCGTCGGCATCAACATTATCGCTATGAGCACTTACGGCGCGATCTGAACCGCGTCGGCGGCGAGCAGCGGCTTTTCGGCCCACTGATCAATATCATGCCGTTCGATCATCCGCTCAGCTACGGATCGCTGTCGTCCAGCACGCTGAATCTCAGCGCCGGACCGGTAGAAGATCTGACTATCGAGATCCATTTCAAACCGGATGGTACACCGGTGCTGGATTTTGATGCCAACCCGGCCTGTTACAGCGCAGAAGCGTTAGCCACTTTACAAGAAACCTTGTTCACGCTGCTTCAACGCTGGCTGGCGCAGCCGCAGCAAACCAGTGGCGAACTGCTGGGACGCTGGCTACGTGAAGAGCGTGAGCTGGCGTTGATCACCAGCCGCGAGCCTGAGCCGTTCGTTGAACCGGTTCTGACGGCGATTGCCAAGCAGGCGCGTAAAAATCCGAATCATCCGGCGCTGACGCAGCGCGATCGGCAGTACAGCTATCAACAACTGCTGGACCTGAGTGGTCAGGCTGCTGCGGCGCTGCACGAGCGCGGCGTGCAACCCGGTGAGCGCATCGGTGTCATGCTGAACCGCAGCCCTGAAACCATCATTTGCCTGCTGGCCGTGATGCAATGCGGCGCAGTATATGTGCCGCTCGATCCTGAACAGCCGCATGAACGTCAACAACACATTATCCAGATTGCCAGTCTGCGTACGATTGTGACGCAGGCGGACTACCAGCATCGGCTGGCGTCGGTCTTCTCCGGCGAGATCGTTCTGGCAGGGCATCTTCTGTCATCCAACGCACAGGCCGCCGCTCTGTCGCCTGCGGAAGCGAGGGAAGGGCAAATTGCCTATATCATGTTCACCTCAGGATCGACCGGATTGCCGAAAGGGGTAGAGATCGGTGTCAGCGCACTGGATCACTTCATCGCAGCGGCACGCCAGCGCTACGGTCTGCGCGCAGCGGATCGCGTGCTGCAATTTGCCCCGTTTAACTTTGATGCCAGCATCGAAGAGATCTTTGCCACACTGACCAGCGGTGCAACGCTGGTGCTGCGCACCGATGAGATGCTGGAGTCGATTCCGGCCTTTGTTGAACAGGTCGCAGAACAGGCGATTACGCTGCTCGACTTGCCGACGGCATTCTGGAATGAATGGGTCGTGGCGCTGAAAACCGGCACGCTGACCCTGCCTTCCGCACTGCGCGCCATCATCATTGGCGGTGAAGCGGTGTACCCCGAACAGTTGGCGCAGTGGCAACATCATGCGCCGGACACGCTGCGCTTGATCAACACCTATGGCCCGACTGAAACCACGGTAGTCGCGACCAGTTGCGATCTGCAAACACAGTCGGCCGATGTGGCACAGCTTCCTATCGGTCTGCCGCTGGCTGGTGTCAACGCGCTGATTCTCGCGGTGGGCGATCGCCCTGCGGCGGAAGGGGAACTGGTGCTGCTGGGGCCAACGCTGGCGGCGGGTTACATCGGAACAGAACACGCGGCGTTTACGCAGATAGCGGTGGGCGAGCGGGAGCTTCCGGCTTACCGCACTGGCGACAGAGTACGGCTGGAAAAAGGACAGTTGCTCTACCTCGGGCGCATGGATAACGAGTTTAAAATCAGTGGCTACCGGATCCAGCCTGGGGAAGTTGAAGCCCATCTGTTGGCACAGCCGGACGTCGATGAAGCCTGTGTTCAAGGCATTGTTTACCCCAATGGCTTGCGGCGTCTGGTGGCGTTTGTCGCCACGAAAGCCGGTGAGATCAACGCTCGTGCGCTGAAACAGCGTCTGGGCAGCGTGCTGCCGCCAGCGATGATCCCCACCGATTACCGTGCCTTCCGTCAGTTGCCAAAAACCGGCTCCAACAAGGTCGATCGCAAGCGTCTGCTGGCGGAATACCACGACGAGGCTCCAGCGCAGACGTTAGCCAGCGAAACTGAAAATCGGGTCAGCGCAATCTGGCAGCAGATCCTCGGTGTGTCGGGGATCCAGTCGCGGGATAACTTCTTCGAGCTGGGTGGACAGTCATTGCAGACCATCCAGATCGTCAACCGTCTGGCCGCCGAGTTTTCCGTCAGCATCAAGGTGTCTGATGTGTTCGATCATCCTCAGCTCAGCGACTTCTGCCGCTATCTGGACGACAGGCTGTCACAGGATGAAAACAGCGTGGAAATGGTGTGGTAGGGAAAATGATGAACAAGGCACAACCTCTTCAGTTTGATTTCAGCGGCAAGAGCGTCTGGGTAACCGGTGCGGCGAGCGGTATTGGCGAAAGCATTGCCCGCCAGTTCGTTGCGCTGGGCGCGAACGTGGTCGGTTTCGACCGCGCATTCCGACATGACGATCATCCGTTTAGCTGTGTGACGCTGGATATCAGCGAACCGGACAGTGTGGCGGCGGTCTGTCGCCAGCAGTTGGCGGAAACCGGGCTAGACGTTCTGGTCAACGCCGCTGGGATTCTGCGTTTGGGCGATATCGACGCGCTGAGCGTGGACGACTGGCACCAGTGCATCAACGTCAACGCCTCTGGCGCGTTTTACCTGTTAAACGCACTGGTCCCGCATTTCAAGCAGCAGCGCCGCGGTGCGATTGTTTGCGTTGGTTCCAATGCCGCGCATGTTCCCCGCATGCAAATGGCGGCGTACTGCGCCTCGAAAGCGGCGCTCACCAGCCTGTCTCACTGTGCCGGTCTGGAGTTAGCGCCTTACGGCGTGCGCTGCAATCTGGTGTCGCCGGGATCGACGGACACGCCGATGCAGCGCGGCATGTGGCATAGCGCCGATGCCGAGCAGCGCACTATCGCGGGCTTTCCTGACCAGTACAAACTGGGGATTCCGCTGGGCAAGATCGCTCAGCCGGACGAGATCGCCAATACCGTGGTTTTTCTGGCTTCCGATCTCGCCAGCCACATCACCATGCAGGATGTGGTGGTGGACGGCGGGGCAACGCTGACGGCCTGATTTGCTGAGAGAGTGACAAGTTATGAAAGATATCGTAACGCTGTTAAAGCAGCTGGAGCGTCAGGGCGTCCGTCTGGCGTTAAATGCGCAGGGGCAGTTGATTTCGCAGTCCAGCAAAGACGCGATCACGCCAGAGATTGGGCGCACGATTAAGGAAAACAAAGACGCCATTGTGCGTTGCCTGACGGCGCAGCAGGCGTTTGAACGTCCCATCACGCCGCAGAATGCGACGTCCGGCCCGCTGTCGTCATCACAGAGCGGACTGTGGTTTATCGAGCAGTACGAAGAGCAATCACACCTCTACAATATGCCGGTCTATTTTCGTCTGACCGGCACGCTGGATGTGGCGGCGCTGGAGTTTGCCTTTGACGCACTGGCGCAGCGTCATGCCAGCCTGCGTACCCGTTTTGTGGTCAACGAACACGGCAAGGGCGAACAGCGTATCGATGCCTATCAACCGTTTGTGATACAGCATGATGATTTCTCATCACTGCCGGAAGACGAACGGGAAGGACGCTTACAGCAGCAGGTGAAAGCGGAAATCAGCCGCCCGTTCGATCTCACGGCGGGCGATCTCACTCGTGTGCGGCTGGTGAAAATGAGCGAACGGGTGCACGTTCTGATGATCACCCAGCACCATATTATTTCCGATGGTTGGTCGGTGAAGAATATGTTTGCGGATTTCAAACCGGCTTTTCTGGCCTGTCAAAATCGCCAGCCTTACCCCGTCGAGCCGACCCAGCTTAACTATATCGATTACGCACACTGGTTCAATTCCGCCTCGTTTCTGGATTACCACAACGAATTCAAACCGTTCTGGGTTGAGCGACTGACGGGGATCCCCGAAGTTCACAGCCTACCGTTGGATAAACCACGTCCGGCGCACCAGAATAGCGGCGGTGAGGTGATTTTCTCCGCGATCAACAACGATCTGTGGGATAAATTCAAGCGCCTGTGCCAGCGCTACAATACCTCTAACTTTATCGGCCTGCATGCGGTGTTCTCTCTGCTGTTGGCGCGCATCAGCGGTGAAAAAGACATCGTCATTGGTTCGCCGCTGGCCTACCGCGAACGACCGGATATCGAAGATGTCGTCGGCTTCTTCGTCAACACCATCGTGCTGCGTACTCAGTTGCAGGACAGCCAGCGTTTCGTCGATTACCTGCAATATTGCCGCGAGCAGGATCTGTCGGCCTTCGATCATCAGCTTTATCGTTTTGAAGCGCTGAGCGAGGCGATCGGTTCCGATCGCACCACCGCGATCAACCCGATCTTCCAGGTAATGCTGGTGTATCAGGCTAAAGTGGATTTCAACGATCTGATTCCCGGTTGCGATGCGGAGGAAGAGACTTCACCCGTGCTGCCCGCCAAGACGGACATTTCGGT
The genomic region above belongs to Pectobacterium colocasium and contains:
- a CDS encoding (2,3-dihydroxybenzoyl)adenylate synthase; protein product: MSIEFTPWPEELAQRYRDKGYWVGLPLTDAWERHLTTQPDAVAVVCGERQWSYRELDRQSSALASRLTESGLRCGDTALVQLPNVAEFYLTFFALLKMGVAPVNALFSHNKLELLSYATQIEPRLLIASAEHPLFGNGEFLDRLQTQVPRLQTVVMLGDSPLGHSLSGWLQPCTSASQYQPSASGQVAFFQLSGGSTGTPKLIPRTHDDYYYSVRRSVEICELTPQTRYLCALPAPHNFPLSSPGSLGVFYAGGRVVLAPDPGAMTCFPLIERHQIDITSLVPPAAALWIQAAEQFGGALRSLKILQVGGAKLSETVARRIPAVLGCQLQQVLGMAEGLVNYTRLDDSDEHIFTTQGYPMSPDDEVKVLDIDGNPVPRGEAGLLATRGPYTFRGYYRSPEHNARAFDSEGFYHSGDVVQMTEDGYLRVVGREKDQINRGGEKIAAEEIENLLLKHDGILHAALVSMPDPVMGEKSCAFLVVSDPSLKAITLRKYLRNQGIAEFKLPDRFEMIDTLPVTPVGKIDKKSLRQRIQTQLSTQNRT
- a CDS encoding isochorismatase; its protein translation is MAIPSIASYPLPCAQDFPDNKVSWAFEPERAVLLIHDMQDYFVNFYGADSPLAQQLIENIVALRTYCKAQGIPVVYTAQPNAQSAADRALLNDMWGAGLNNHPDKQRVVSALAPDEHDTVLVKWRYSAFHRSPLEPMMKEMGKDQLIICGVYGHIGCMITATDAFMRDIKPFMVGDAVADFSLQEHQMALKYVATRAGRVVSTAELTGAKMAQALTKQALRAHLLTLIDEDEDQFDEDENLIDYGLDSVRMMALLTEWRNQGVTLSFVDLARNPSLNAWWALIEKQQGAAS
- the dhbA gene encoding 2,3-dihydro-2,3-dihydroxybenzoate dehydrogenase, which gives rise to MMNKAQPLQFDFSGKSVWVTGAASGIGESIARQFVALGANVVGFDRAFRHDDHPFSCVTLDISEPDSVAAVCRQQLAETGLDVLVNAAGILRLGDIDALSVDDWHQCINVNASGAFYLLNALVPHFKQQRRGAIVCVGSNAAHVPRMQMAAYCASKAALTSLSHCAGLELAPYGVRCNLVSPGSTDTPMQRGMWHSADAEQRTIAGFPDQYKLGIPLGKIAQPDEIANTVVFLASDLASHITMQDVVVDGGATLTA
- a CDS encoding non-ribosomal peptide synthetase encodes the protein MKPLSVAQRGLWLGHALNDDKATFNTAECIAFDGKVDIEAMLSAIRQAVMECECLYCQFVEVAGEQADQPEIGFVASQLPVPIGVLPISELLPVPMTDEEQTIRQWAREEIAQPLDLLNELPCRFALLCGEKRDFLYSCVHHIALDGFGTTMLFQRIAQIYTALTAGQPAPVAEFGPFSEVLEEEQQRDASGQTAQARDFWLETLNAMPEPASFSEKKAPIAARFLRQSSVLPADIWQPLTALCEGNKISWPDLFLAMLATHLKLVSGSDRLTFGMMVMNRIGSASLTVPSMQMNIVPLCIQVDEQADFVTLAQQVARTKRTLRRHQHYRYEHLRRDLNRVGGEQRLFGPLINIMPFDHPLSYGSLSSSTLNLSAGPVEDLTIEIHFKPDGTPVLDFDANPACYSAEALATLQETLFTLLQRWLAQPQQTSGELLGRWLREERELALITSREPEPFVEPVLTAIAKQARKNPNHPALTQRDRQYSYQQLLDLSGQAAAALHERGVQPGERIGVMLNRSPETIICLLAVMQCGAVYVPLDPEQPHERQQHIIQIASLRTIVTQADYQHRLASVFSGEIVLAGHLLSSNAQAAALSPAEAREGQIAYIMFTSGSTGLPKGVEIGVSALDHFIAAARQRYGLRAADRVLQFAPFNFDASIEEIFATLTSGATLVLRTDEMLESIPAFVEQVAEQAITLLDLPTAFWNEWVVALKTGTLTLPSALRAIIIGGEAVYPEQLAQWQHHAPDTLRLINTYGPTETTVVATSCDLQTQSADVAQLPIGLPLAGVNALILAVGDRPAAEGELVLLGPTLAAGYIGTEHAAFTQIAVGERELPAYRTGDRVRLEKGQLLYLGRMDNEFKISGYRIQPGEVEAHLLAQPDVDEACVQGIVYPNGLRRLVAFVATKAGEINARALKQRLGSVLPPAMIPTDYRAFRQLPKTGSNKVDRKRLLAEYHDEAPAQTLASETENRVSAIWQQILGVSGIQSRDNFFELGGQSLQTIQIVNRLAAEFSVSIKVSDVFDHPQLSDFCRYLDDRLSQDENSVEMVW